In a genomic window of Algoriphagus halophilus:
- a CDS encoding TIM barrel protein: MKLSLEQLQEYNQSLFSSHQEEFGFLANQLSKEGNDVNGLVEKIKAFQIAVPSWALGAGGTRFGRFGIGGEPRDLEEKLEDIGLLKALTQKTDSVSLHIPWDIPSDYASIQSKAESLGISFDAMNSNTFQDYGQPHSYKLGSLGNAKKSVRDQAVAHNVEVIEIGKKLGSKGLTVWLADGSNFPGQASLRNSLHWTQESLSEIYQAMPEDWKLLVEYKPYEPNFYHTIIPDWGTSSLLCKSVGDRAKVLVDLGHHLPNTNIEQIVATLVYQDMLAGFHFNDSKYGDDDLTTGSIKPYQLFLIFCELISGSEDGAQAWESISWMIDASHNTKDPLEDLMQALEMISISFTKALLVNREKLTACQMEGDVVGAQECLQEAFQRDVRPLVKEARIQLGGAADPIGHYRKMDVRKKLIQERGAESRSTGL; encoded by the coding sequence ATGAAATTAAGTTTAGAACAATTACAGGAATATAATCAATCATTATTTTCCAGCCATCAGGAAGAGTTTGGATTTTTGGCCAATCAATTATCAAAAGAAGGGAATGATGTCAATGGGTTGGTTGAAAAAATCAAAGCTTTTCAAATTGCTGTCCCTAGTTGGGCTTTAGGAGCTGGAGGAACCCGGTTTGGGCGCTTTGGTATAGGGGGAGAGCCTAGAGATTTGGAAGAAAAACTCGAGGATATTGGTTTGTTGAAGGCTCTGACACAAAAAACAGATAGTGTTTCTTTACATATTCCTTGGGATATCCCAAGTGACTATGCGTCTATTCAATCGAAAGCAGAATCATTAGGGATCAGCTTTGATGCCATGAATAGTAACACTTTTCAAGATTATGGGCAGCCTCATAGTTACAAGCTAGGGTCACTCGGGAATGCAAAAAAATCAGTGAGAGACCAAGCTGTTGCGCATAATGTGGAAGTGATTGAAATTGGAAAAAAGTTAGGGAGTAAAGGGTTGACCGTTTGGTTGGCAGATGGTAGTAATTTTCCAGGACAAGCAAGCTTGAGAAATTCATTGCATTGGACACAAGAATCCTTGTCTGAAATCTACCAGGCCATGCCAGAAGACTGGAAGTTATTAGTGGAATACAAACCGTATGAGCCTAACTTTTATCATACCATTATTCCAGACTGGGGTACCTCCTCCTTGCTATGTAAATCTGTGGGAGATCGGGCAAAGGTTTTAGTGGATTTAGGACACCATTTACCCAATACCAATATTGAACAAATTGTGGCTACGTTGGTGTATCAGGATATGTTAGCAGGTTTCCATTTTAATGATAGTAAGTATGGAGATGATGACTTAACTACTGGTAGTATTAAGCCGTATCAGTTGTTCTTGATTTTTTGCGAACTGATTTCAGGTTCTGAGGATGGAGCCCAAGCATGGGAAAGTATTTCTTGGATGATTGATGCAAGCCATAATACCAAGGATCCCTTGGAAGATTTGATGCAAGCCCTTGAAATGATCAGTATCAGTTTTACCAAAGCTTTATTGGTCAATAGAGAGAAATTGACTGCTTGCCAGATGGAAGGCGATGTGGTAGGAGCGCAGGAATGCCTCCAAGAGGCATTTCAAAGAGATGTCCGTCCTTTGGTAAAAGAGGCTAGAATTCAATTAGGAGGTGCCGCAGACCCTATTGGGCACTATCGCAAAATGGATGTTCGAAAAAAATTGATTCAGGAAAGAGGAGCAGAATCGAGATCCACTGGCTTGTAA
- a CDS encoding SMP-30/gluconolactonase/LRE family protein — translation MNKPLPIIFFSLLVLSCNSPEKKADSEAGDSKVSNFETTGSIERLNGSMDMLIPLDSKIEVIASGFDWSEGPLWLEDQQALIFTDVPENKIWKWSESDSLQVYLEPSGYFGSETNKREPGANGLILDEAGKLMLCQHGARQVAKMVSDISEPSPVFEVLADTYEGKKFNSPNDLVKSENGNLFFTDPPYGLDEWDVKELEFQGVYQLDFMGNLTLQIDSLSRPNGIGLSPDEKTLYVAQSDPLKARYYAFNLDENQNVSSGEMILDVSELVGEANPGLPDGMAVHSSGNLFASGPGGILIISPNGEHLGTIKTGRATSNCTFDTNEDYLYITADGELLRVRLK, via the coding sequence ATGAATAAGCCTCTGCCTATTATTTTTTTCTCTCTACTTGTGTTGTCTTGCAATTCGCCAGAAAAGAAGGCGGATTCTGAGGCAGGGGATTCTAAGGTTTCAAATTTTGAAACAACGGGTTCCATCGAAAGATTAAATGGGAGTATGGATATGTTAATCCCTCTTGATTCTAAGATTGAGGTGATTGCATCAGGCTTTGATTGGTCTGAAGGACCTTTATGGCTAGAGGATCAGCAGGCATTGATATTTACAGATGTTCCAGAAAACAAGATTTGGAAATGGTCAGAATCAGATAGCTTACAGGTTTATTTGGAGCCATCTGGATACTTTGGAAGTGAGACAAATAAAAGAGAACCAGGAGCCAATGGGCTGATTTTGGATGAAGCCGGGAAGTTGATGCTATGCCAACATGGAGCCAGACAGGTTGCCAAAATGGTCAGTGATATTTCAGAGCCTAGTCCAGTTTTTGAGGTGTTGGCAGATACCTACGAGGGAAAGAAGTTTAATAGCCCCAATGATTTGGTGAAGAGTGAAAACGGAAATTTGTTTTTCACAGACCCACCTTATGGATTGGATGAATGGGATGTCAAGGAGCTGGAATTTCAGGGTGTTTATCAGCTTGATTTTATGGGGAATTTAACCCTACAGATAGACTCACTTTCCCGTCCAAATGGTATCGGATTAAGTCCTGATGAAAAAACCTTATATGTGGCCCAATCAGACCCCCTTAAAGCAAGATATTATGCTTTTAATTTGGATGAAAATCAAAATGTAAGTTCAGGGGAAATGATTTTGGATGTGAGTGAACTGGTTGGAGAGGCCAATCCTGGGCTTCCAGATGGAATGGCTGTGCATAGTAGTGGGAACTTGTTTGCAAGTGGACCTGGTGGAATTTTGATCATCAGTCCCAATGGAGAACACTTGGGGACGATTAAAACAGGAAGAGCAACCTCTAACTGTACTTTTGATACCAATGAAGATTACCTATACATCACGGCTGATGGAGAGTTGTTGAGAGTGAGATTAAAATAG